CAATTCATCAATCTCGAGGAGAAAAATCTTTCAAAAGGTGAGTTGGAAAGTGTGTTACGCAAGATAAACATTGAGGATTTGATTGACACCGACGGCAAATATTACAAAGAAAATGGCTACGCCCATCGCGTATTCGATGCGTTCGAGACTTTGTTGGAAATCCCGTATCTTTATCGGACACCGATATTGCGATTCAAAGGCGACGCCAGTGTAGGCAATACTCCCGAAAAATGGAAACAATGGGCGGATTCGCTTAAGTAAAGGATTAGTCCTTAACTGTGGTGGTGTCCCTCGCTTTTTCTTTTTCGGATAAAATTCGTCGCATTTCAGCTTCAGCACGCTTCCTGACCGAATCAATTATCGTTGTGAAATTTTTCCTGTCTTTCATGAACAATTCGTATGATTCCTTCTCGAAAGTCGAGATGTCATATCCATAATGCTTCATTATGCTGTCAATCGCTCCCGCAGCAAGCGCCGAATCGAGATAGGTTTCCTTTGCGACCATGATGTCGT
The Candidatus Kapaibacterium sp. DNA segment above includes these coding regions:
- a CDS encoding ArsC family transcriptional regulator; amino-acid sequence: MSVIIQIFGTKKCRETQKAIRYFKERKIAIQFINLEEKNLSKGELESVLRKINIEDLIDTDGKYYKENGYAHRVFDAFETLLEIPYLYRTPILRFKGDASVGNTPEKWKQWADSLK